The Nerophis lumbriciformis linkage group LG05, RoL_Nlum_v2.1, whole genome shotgun sequence genome contains a region encoding:
- the rpl34 gene encoding large ribosomal subunit protein eL34, with translation MVQRLTYRRRLSYNTASNKTRLSRTPGNRIVYLYTKKVGKAPKSACGICPGRLRGVRAVRPQVLMRLSKTKKHVSRAYGGSMCAKCVRDRIKRAFLIEEQKIVVKVLKAQAQSQKSK, from the exons ATGGTGCAGCGCCTGACATACCGACGTAGGCTGTCCTACAACACAGCATCTAACAAGACCAGACT GTCCCGGACGCCTGGTAACCGCATCGTGTACCTCTACACCAAGAAGGTTGGCAAAGCCCCCAAGTCAGCTTGTGGCATCTGCCCAGGAAGACTTCGTGGA GTCCGGGCTGTGAGACCTCAGGTTCTGATGAGGCTCTCCAAGACCAAGAAACATGTCAGCAGGGCTTATGGCGGCTCCATGTGCGCCAAATGTGTGCGTGACAG AATCAAGCGTGCTTTCTTGATTGAGGAGCAGAAGATTGTGGTCAAGGTGCTCAAAGCCCAAGCACAGAGCCAGAAGTCAAAGTAA